A region from the Lentisphaera profundi genome encodes:
- the ilvC gene encoding ketol-acid reductoisomerase: MMNYYNTLPQRLKLEQLGTCRFMSKDEFNGVEKLKGKKIVIVGCGAQGLNQGLNLRDSGLDVSYALRDAAIEQKRQSFLNASENGFTVGTYEEVIPSADLIANLTPDKQHTNVVETVMPLMKDGSTLLYSHGFNVVEEGMQIRKDITVVMVAPKSPGSEVRNEYKRGFGVPTLIAVHRENDPNGDGLDIAKAYCCGTGGDRAGVIMSSFVAEVKSDLMGEQTILCGLLQAGSILSFDKMVEEGIDAAWASKFIQYGWETITEALKIGGVSGMVDRLSNPAKVKCFELITELKTIMRPLFEKHMDDIIDGDFSEGMMADWANDDVKLLTWREETGQTAFEKQAATDAEITEQEYFDKGVLMIAFVAAGVDLAFDAMVEAGIKEESAYYESLHETPLIANTIARKKLYEMNRVISDTAEYGCYLFSHACVPLLADFIKSVDTSVIGKAYNENGSNSVNNKQIVEINRALRGTGCEKVGAELRGYMTAMKEII; the protein is encoded by the coding sequence TTGATGAACTACTACAATACTTTGCCACAGCGTTTGAAGCTTGAGCAATTGGGTACTTGCCGTTTTATGTCCAAGGACGAATTCAATGGCGTTGAAAAACTTAAAGGAAAGAAAATTGTTATCGTTGGTTGCGGTGCACAGGGTCTAAATCAGGGTTTAAACCTTCGCGATAGTGGTCTTGATGTATCTTACGCTTTGCGCGATGCAGCCATTGAGCAAAAGCGTCAGTCTTTTCTCAATGCAAGTGAGAATGGTTTTACAGTAGGTACTTATGAGGAAGTTATTCCTTCCGCAGACCTTATCGCTAACCTTACTCCAGATAAACAGCATACTAACGTAGTAGAGACAGTTATGCCTCTTATGAAAGACGGCTCAACGCTTCTTTACTCTCACGGCTTTAATGTTGTTGAAGAAGGGATGCAGATCCGTAAAGATATTACTGTTGTGATGGTAGCTCCTAAATCACCTGGTTCTGAAGTACGCAATGAGTACAAACGTGGTTTCGGCGTTCCTACACTTATCGCTGTTCACCGTGAAAATGATCCTAATGGTGATGGCTTAGATATAGCTAAAGCTTACTGCTGTGGTACTGGTGGCGATCGCGCTGGTGTAATTATGTCTTCTTTCGTAGCAGAAGTAAAATCAGACCTTATGGGCGAGCAAACAATTCTTTGTGGTCTTCTTCAGGCCGGTTCAATTCTTTCTTTCGACAAAATGGTTGAAGAAGGTATCGATGCAGCATGGGCCTCTAAATTTATTCAATACGGTTGGGAAACTATTACTGAAGCACTCAAGATTGGTGGTGTTAGTGGTATGGTTGACCGTCTTTCAAATCCTGCGAAAGTTAAATGTTTTGAACTTATTACTGAGTTGAAGACTATCATGCGTCCTCTTTTTGAGAAGCATATGGATGATATCATCGACGGTGATTTTTCTGAAGGTATGATGGCTGATTGGGCTAATGATGATGTGAAGCTTCTTACTTGGAGAGAAGAAACAGGTCAAACAGCTTTCGAAAAACAAGCTGCAACAGACGCAGAAATTACTGAGCAAGAATACTTCGATAAGGGTGTCCTTATGATTGCTTTCGTTGCTGCCGGTGTTGATTTGGCTTTCGACGCAATGGTTGAAGCTGGTATCAAAGAAGAGTCTGCTTACTACGAGTCACTTCACGAGACTCCATTAATTGCTAACACGATTGCACGTAAAAAACTTTACGAAATGAATCGCGTTATTTCTGATACAGCTGAGTACGGTTGTTACCTTTTCTCACACGCATGTGTGCCGCTCTTAGCTGACTTCATTAAGTCAGTAGATACTTCAGTTATTGGTAAAGCGTATAACGAAAATGGTTCAAACTCTGTTAACAATAAGCAGATCGTTGAGATCAACCGTGCACTTCGTGGTACTGGTTGTGAAAAAGTGGGTGCTGAGTTACGTGGTTATATGACTGCAATGAAAGAGATTATTTAA
- a CDS encoding dihydrofolate reductase, producing MKTSMICAMASNRGIGYKNTLPWRLSNDLQRFKAVTMGKPIVMGRKTYESIGRPLPGRRNLILSRDPELQIPGVECFTSYDEVRKSCTEEPEVFIIGGSQIYEILFPEVDTLHLTLIDAEIVADAFFPEFDITQWRETEREKFKADIKNDYDYSFVTLEKITTK from the coding sequence ATGAAAACCAGCATGATCTGCGCCATGGCAAGCAACCGTGGCATTGGCTATAAAAACACACTACCCTGGCGCCTCAGCAATGATCTCCAACGCTTCAAAGCTGTTACTATGGGGAAACCCATTGTTATGGGCCGTAAAACTTACGAATCGATTGGTCGCCCCCTTCCCGGTAGAAGAAACCTCATCCTCTCTCGTGATCCTGAACTTCAAATTCCAGGGGTAGAATGCTTTACTTCCTATGATGAAGTCAGAAAAAGCTGCACCGAAGAACCAGAAGTATTCATCATTGGCGGTTCTCAAATATACGAAATCCTCTTTCCCGAAGTCGACACACTCCATCTCACATTAATTGATGCCGAGATTGTCGCCGATGCCTTTTTCCCAGAATTTGACATCACGCAATGGCGTGAAACAGAGCGGGAAAAGTTTAAAGCTGATATCAAAAATGATTATGACTACAGCTTTGTCACTCTTGAAAAAATTACCACTAAGTAA
- a CDS encoding peptidoglycan D,D-transpeptidase FtsI family protein, with the protein MSFKERVNKEFSPRMWVLLLMAVAFSAILIWRLYYVQLLDKGAYTSEMKKQIIRPVRIPPVRGRIESINGEVLANNEPSFSLDFYLPEYRRPGVSKYWTAAENVSVFIKEIEARIHHHANISTSFIEKALRRREKDLGISLQKKAKTKEAFEQQKIRNQLLRKEKLESLVVFKDVLPGLIDQVKSLNLPNSLEWRDAQLLCHLDKIKVDEGLGSYSRTGKALIQELDALCLAMGREHEVELEDVVQHLYRKPALPFRGLSDLSLKDRSVLAGRKTKRYQVVMTPKRIYKDNYVFSHITGYTGRREPSSHEDIDDYFYFSPELWGRTGLEYAYDKELAGKGGKELLYVNRTGFAVDKVKGLGTENSIIEAKHGENLRLTIDEEAQAIAYDLMKDKRGSMVVMDIYTGAILVMVSTPSFDLSRIRHFDYYKEIVRDAPSVPWVKLPRAMHNRAVQAAYMPGSIIKPLVAGLALESGLIDEDSIYDCDGAYKLGKSSKIRCANRWGHGKLNVTKALEVSCNPFFIDLAVRLGMEDLVGLYERVGLGKFPIYEEGISKRLSYESKGSLPDIELDNRIGELAYIGIGQGKIELSPIQACAYIAAIANGGNLLKPYLVDEHLDSLEKNIISKHQNHFRGDLGFSQKTIDLIHRGMFDVIHGSNASAKAGRTDEGITLAGKTGTAQVPYYEKNEQGKTKLGADGKAIRKIQKNCWFASFGPYESPRYASIVLVEDGNSGGRVLLQ; encoded by the coding sequence ATGAGTTTTAAAGAAAGAGTCAATAAAGAGTTTAGCCCTCGGATGTGGGTATTATTGTTGATGGCAGTGGCCTTTTCCGCGATCTTGATTTGGCGGCTTTATTATGTGCAGTTACTCGATAAGGGCGCTTATACAAGTGAGATGAAAAAACAGATTATTCGGCCCGTGAGAATCCCCCCTGTAAGAGGTAGGATTGAAAGTATAAACGGTGAAGTCTTGGCGAATAACGAGCCCTCTTTTTCTTTGGATTTTTACTTGCCAGAATACCGTCGACCAGGAGTGTCGAAATACTGGACCGCGGCCGAGAATGTATCGGTCTTTATTAAAGAAATTGAAGCTCGTATTCATCATCATGCGAATATTAGTACCTCATTTATAGAGAAGGCCCTACGCCGTCGTGAAAAAGACTTGGGGATTTCTCTACAAAAAAAAGCCAAGACAAAAGAGGCCTTTGAGCAACAAAAAATTCGTAATCAGCTCTTGCGAAAGGAGAAGCTTGAAAGTTTGGTGGTTTTTAAAGATGTCTTGCCAGGTTTGATTGATCAGGTAAAGAGCCTCAATTTGCCAAATTCTTTAGAATGGCGAGATGCACAATTACTTTGTCATTTAGACAAAATTAAAGTTGATGAAGGCTTAGGATCTTATAGCCGTACGGGAAAAGCTTTAATCCAGGAATTAGATGCCTTGTGTTTAGCGATGGGGCGAGAGCATGAAGTGGAACTCGAGGATGTAGTGCAGCATTTGTACCGTAAACCAGCACTGCCTTTTCGTGGTTTGAGTGATTTATCATTGAAAGATCGCTCGGTCTTGGCAGGAAGAAAAACGAAGCGTTATCAAGTTGTGATGACTCCTAAGCGAATTTATAAAGACAACTATGTATTTTCGCATATAACGGGTTACACAGGGCGCCGGGAACCATCATCTCATGAAGATATTGATGATTACTTTTATTTTTCTCCAGAATTGTGGGGACGAACAGGGCTTGAGTATGCTTATGATAAAGAGCTTGCGGGTAAGGGAGGAAAAGAATTACTGTATGTTAATCGAACGGGTTTTGCTGTTGATAAAGTTAAGGGTTTAGGTACAGAGAATTCTATTATAGAGGCTAAGCATGGGGAGAATCTACGTTTAACGATTGACGAAGAGGCTCAAGCGATTGCTTATGACTTAATGAAAGATAAGCGCGGCTCTATGGTGGTGATGGATATATATACGGGAGCCATTCTGGTAATGGTATCCACGCCTTCGTTTGATTTAAGTCGTATTCGTCATTTCGATTATTATAAAGAAATAGTGCGCGATGCGCCTTCTGTACCGTGGGTGAAGTTGCCACGAGCAATGCATAACCGTGCAGTACAAGCTGCGTATATGCCAGGCTCAATAATAAAGCCTTTGGTTGCAGGTTTAGCCTTAGAGAGTGGTTTGATTGATGAAGACTCTATCTATGACTGTGATGGAGCATATAAGCTTGGGAAGAGTAGTAAAATTCGCTGTGCTAATCGTTGGGGACATGGAAAGCTGAATGTGACCAAGGCATTAGAGGTGAGTTGTAACCCGTTCTTTATTGATTTAGCCGTGAGACTGGGGATGGAAGATTTAGTGGGGCTCTATGAGCGAGTGGGTTTAGGTAAATTCCCCATTTATGAAGAGGGCATATCGAAGCGCTTGTCATACGAAAGTAAAGGAAGCTTGCCAGATATAGAGCTCGATAATCGCATTGGTGAATTGGCATATATTGGCATTGGTCAAGGAAAGATCGAGTTGAGTCCAATACAGGCATGCGCTTATATTGCGGCCATCGCAAATGGAGGGAACTTGCTGAAGCCTTATCTAGTAGATGAGCATTTAGATTCTTTAGAAAAAAATATCATTTCAAAGCACCAGAATCACTTCCGTGGTGATTTGGGATTTTCGCAGAAAACAATTGATTTGATTCATCGTGGTATGTTTGATGTGATCCACGGTTCAAATGCTTCAGCTAAGGCTGGCCGTACTGATGAAGGAATTACTTTAGCAGGGAAAACGGGTACGGCTCAAGTTCCCTATTACGAGAAGAATGAGCAGGGCAAGACGAAGCTTGGCGCAGATGGTAAGGCGATACGAAAAATTCAAAAAAATTGTTGGTTCGCCAGTTTTGGTCCTTATGAGAGCCCTCGATATGCAAGTATTGTTTTAGTTGAGGATGGAAATAGTGGGGGACGAGTGCTGCTCCAGTAA
- a CDS encoding LOG family protein produces the protein MGLHGRGKKPVKAYENMDFINSSDGRLLRIMSEMIEPKRRFSKSKIRDSIAFFGSARLLSKEDAGIMLERAELTGDESKIQKAQGAVKMSRYFEESVELAEMLTKWSIENDFGYYICSGGGPGIMEAANLGASKVPGGQSIGLNISLPFEQEPNPYISPELNFEFNYFFIRKFWFTYLAKAIVVFPGGFGTFDEFFEILTLIQTGKTTKTIPIVLYGKEFWSNIVNFDYLVEAGVICKKDLDLFVWADSPKEAFEYVIAELKLQRRLHSEFYQ, from the coding sequence ATGGGTTTACACGGACGTGGGAAAAAGCCAGTAAAGGCTTATGAGAATATGGATTTCATTAATTCGTCAGATGGGCGCCTTTTGCGGATTATGTCCGAAATGATCGAGCCGAAACGACGGTTTTCCAAAAGTAAAATCCGAGACAGTATCGCCTTCTTTGGCTCGGCACGACTCTTATCGAAAGAAGATGCAGGGATAATGCTAGAGCGAGCCGAACTAACTGGTGATGAATCTAAGATTCAAAAAGCTCAAGGGGCAGTAAAGATGTCCCGTTATTTTGAAGAGTCGGTTGAGTTAGCTGAAATGTTGACTAAATGGTCAATTGAAAATGACTTCGGTTATTACATTTGTTCTGGTGGTGGGCCAGGTATTATGGAAGCTGCAAATTTGGGGGCAAGTAAAGTTCCAGGTGGCCAGTCGATTGGCTTAAATATTTCATTGCCTTTTGAGCAGGAACCCAATCCCTACATAAGTCCCGAGTTGAACTTCGAGTTTAATTATTTCTTCATTCGCAAGTTTTGGTTCACTTATTTAGCTAAAGCGATCGTGGTATTTCCGGGCGGATTTGGAACCTTCGATGAATTCTTCGAAATCTTAACCTTGATTCAAACAGGGAAAACAACCAAGACCATCCCCATTGTTCTTTATGGGAAAGAGTTCTGGAGTAATATAGTGAATTTTGATTACCTAGTGGAAGCGGGTGTGATTTGCAAGAAAGATCTCGATCTTTTTGTTTGGGCAGATTCACCCAAAGAGGCTTTTGAGTATGTGATTGCGGAACTCAAACTTCAGCGTCGTTTACATTCAGAGTTTTACCAATAA
- a CDS encoding cytochrome c — MKKLMLFGMACFMGSATYAESVEDKVLAIMEEMGAAKKLKRLDKKKDYKNADWKKYSMELIEQYNGMKDIKHEEKMFNDFNAEMFKALEDYKKVLAGTDYDAIAKSWKAVGAACKACHEEYK, encoded by the coding sequence ATGAAAAAGTTAATGTTATTTGGTATGGCTTGTTTTATGGGTTCAGCTACTTATGCTGAAAGCGTAGAAGACAAAGTTTTAGCGATTATGGAAGAGATGGGTGCAGCAAAAAAACTTAAGCGCCTTGATAAGAAAAAAGATTATAAGAATGCAGATTGGAAGAAGTATTCCATGGAGCTTATTGAGCAGTATAATGGGATGAAAGATATTAAGCATGAAGAGAAAATGTTTAATGACTTTAATGCTGAGATGTTTAAAGCCCTTGAAGATTACAAAAAAGTATTGGCTGGTACAGATTACGATGCTATTGCGAAATCTTGGAAAGCAGTAGGCGCAGCCTGCAAAGCTTGTCACGAAGAGTACAAGTAA
- the prfA gene encoding peptide chain release factor 1 gives MIDISQRVESLRMRFKQVESELSDPSVFDDKDRYQELSKEHQRLSALVECYDRLESAKSELQENKEMLTAESDEELKDMIRLDISSLEEEVPKLEKQLMILIVPPDPNDSRNCIVEIRPAAGGDEAALFAEDLMRMYQLYSSSKGWKIEVLEYTPSDLGGLKATVFSVKGVDVFRELNFESGVHRVQRIPRTETQGRIHTSTVTVAVLPEAEEVDLHIDPKDLKIDTYRSSGAGGQCVNTTDSAVRVTYVPTGLACYSQQERSQHLNKEIAMNLLRAKLLDEKIRKEKQKMADERRGQIGTGDRSERIRTYNYPQSRISDHRFGVSVYNLPDVMAGKFSDVMDKILAIDAEQRLAEEM, from the coding sequence ATGATTGATATTAGTCAACGTGTAGAAAGCTTAAGGATGCGTTTTAAGCAGGTAGAAAGTGAGCTTTCAGATCCGTCAGTATTTGACGATAAGGATCGCTACCAAGAGTTAAGTAAGGAGCACCAACGGCTTTCGGCTTTAGTTGAATGCTATGATCGTTTAGAGTCAGCAAAATCTGAGCTTCAAGAGAATAAAGAAATGTTAACAGCAGAATCTGACGAAGAATTAAAAGATATGATTCGTTTGGATATTTCTAGTTTAGAAGAAGAAGTTCCTAAATTAGAAAAGCAATTAATGATTTTGATTGTGCCACCAGATCCCAATGACTCAAGAAATTGTATTGTGGAAATTCGCCCTGCAGCAGGGGGAGATGAAGCAGCGCTTTTTGCAGAAGATTTAATGAGGATGTATCAACTCTATAGTTCGTCAAAAGGCTGGAAGATAGAAGTTTTGGAATACACCCCGAGTGATCTAGGTGGTCTGAAGGCGACTGTTTTTAGTGTAAAAGGCGTCGACGTTTTTCGCGAATTGAATTTCGAGAGTGGAGTTCATAGAGTTCAAAGAATTCCTAGGACTGAAACCCAGGGACGTATTCATACTTCCACAGTAACAGTTGCCGTTTTGCCCGAAGCAGAAGAAGTGGATTTGCATATTGATCCAAAAGATTTAAAAATTGATACCTACCGTTCAAGTGGTGCGGGTGGTCAGTGTGTAAATACAACTGACTCGGCTGTTCGTGTGACTTATGTGCCTACGGGTTTAGCTTGTTACTCTCAGCAGGAGCGTTCACAGCATCTGAACAAAGAAATTGCGATGAACTTATTGCGTGCTAAACTATTGGATGAAAAAATCCGTAAAGAGAAGCAGAAAATGGCAGATGAACGTCGTGGTCAGATTGGTACAGGAGATCGTTCAGAAAGGATTCGTACATACAATTACCCACAGAGTCGTATTTCGGATCACCGCTTTGGTGTGAGTGTCTATAATCTTCCGGATGTAATGGCAGGTAAGTTTAGTGACGTTATGGATAAGATCCTTGCGATTGATGCTGAGCAACGTTTAGCGGAAGAAATGTAA
- a CDS encoding type II secretion system protein gives MKKSKQFTIIELLVVLAIISLIIGMLLTGISIARESARETRAKAEMQQIKMAVTQYLSTFKSFPTTDTALESSDNKWDTMWTYLNGTENTRKHSFIKGEIKRTPWGEEYAIIMDVNYLNSVNPNDSGFSDAPNEDVADKVALWCKDKDGDILNTWE, from the coding sequence ATGAAAAAATCTAAACAATTCACTATTATTGAACTCTTAGTCGTACTCGCCATCATTTCTTTGATTATTGGTATGCTCCTCACGGGAATTAGTATCGCACGTGAGTCCGCACGTGAGACTCGCGCAAAAGCTGAGATGCAACAAATCAAAATGGCCGTCACTCAGTACCTTTCCACTTTTAAGAGTTTTCCTACTACAGACACGGCACTTGAAAGTTCAGACAATAAGTGGGACACCATGTGGACATATCTTAACGGCACGGAAAATACCCGTAAACACTCCTTCATTAAAGGTGAAATAAAGCGAACTCCATGGGGAGAGGAATATGCTATCATCATGGATGTTAACTATCTTAATTCAGTAAATCCTAACGACTCTGGCTTTAGTGATGCCCCTAATGAAGACGTAGCTGATAAAGTCGCACTCTGGTGTAAAGATAAAGATGGAGACATCTTAAATACTTGGGAATAA
- a CDS encoding thymidylate synthase, translating into MKQYLDLLDHVMKNGTDKSDRTGTGTRSVFGHQMRFNLQDGFPLITTKKCHLRSIIHELLWFLTGDTNIKYLKDNGVSIWDDWADEKGNLGPVYGYQWRSWQTPDGRTIDQISQLIEMIKTTPDSRRLIVSAWNVSDVDNMALPPCHSLFQFYVADNKLSCQLYQRSADIFLGVPFNIASYALLTMMVAQVCNLEYGDFVHTFGDAHIYNNHFEQAKLQLSRETHTLPTMKINPDVKDIFSFKYEDFTLEGYAPHPHIKAPVAV; encoded by the coding sequence ATGAAACAATACCTCGACTTATTAGATCACGTCATGAAAAACGGCACGGACAAAAGCGACCGTACAGGAACGGGAACTCGTAGTGTATTTGGCCACCAAATGCGCTTTAACCTCCAAGATGGCTTCCCATTAATCACTACTAAAAAATGTCACTTACGGTCCATTATCCATGAGCTCCTTTGGTTTTTAACTGGAGACACTAACATTAAGTACCTTAAAGATAATGGCGTTTCAATCTGGGATGATTGGGCAGATGAAAAAGGAAATCTAGGCCCCGTCTATGGCTACCAATGGCGCAGCTGGCAAACTCCTGATGGCAGAACTATTGATCAAATATCACAGCTCATTGAAATGATTAAAACTACACCAGATTCCAGACGACTCATTGTTAGCGCATGGAACGTTTCAGATGTCGACAACATGGCTCTCCCCCCTTGTCATAGCCTCTTCCAATTTTATGTAGCTGATAACAAACTCTCCTGCCAACTCTACCAACGCTCAGCAGATATATTCTTAGGCGTCCCCTTCAACATTGCCTCCTACGCACTGCTCACCATGATGGTTGCACAGGTTTGTAACTTAGAATACGGCGACTTCGTCCACACTTTTGGCGATGCACACATTTACAATAATCACTTTGAGCAAGCTAAGCTCCAATTGAGTCGAGAAACTCACACCCTGCCTACAATGAAAATCAATCCTGATGTAAAAGACATTTTTTCTTTTAAATATGAAGACTTCACGCTAGAAGGCTACGCCCCTCATCCGCATATCAAAGCTCCGGTAGCCGTATGA
- a CDS encoding rod shape-determining protein MreC, with the protein MPKIFPALDPLIKSFFSPFLPSDSVVSEMTLREENREFRKQLSQSQFDQQELIRLQEEVNGLRAQLDLKGKLPYKTKVFPIYERHPIVWNYEFSVRADQARLLRANHGVLIGGYLAGRAKLENKNSLRIRTFLNHDEELAVNVKGSSWNGLLKGEYQERSKKTGRLICLVDYLPRDADIKPGMFLQSTGTLGIPKGILVAKVIETEKDEVVQRAIVELLAPIKEAEYISLISEGE; encoded by the coding sequence TTGCCTAAAATTTTCCCCGCATTAGACCCCTTGATTAAAAGTTTTTTTAGTCCTTTCTTACCCTCGGATTCAGTGGTGAGTGAAATGACTCTACGCGAAGAAAATCGCGAATTCCGCAAACAGCTTTCTCAGAGTCAGTTTGATCAGCAAGAATTGATTCGCTTACAAGAAGAGGTGAATGGATTAAGAGCTCAGTTGGATTTGAAAGGGAAATTACCGTATAAGACAAAAGTTTTTCCAATTTATGAACGTCACCCAATAGTGTGGAACTATGAATTTAGTGTACGAGCTGATCAAGCGCGTTTATTGAGGGCCAATCACGGCGTTTTAATTGGTGGATATTTAGCGGGTAGAGCTAAGCTGGAAAACAAAAATAGCCTTAGGATCCGTACCTTTCTTAATCATGATGAAGAGTTAGCGGTGAATGTAAAAGGCAGTTCATGGAATGGTTTACTGAAGGGTGAATATCAAGAACGATCTAAAAAGACAGGGCGATTGATTTGTCTTGTGGATTATTTACCTCGAGATGCGGATATAAAGCCAGGTATGTTCTTACAAAGCACCGGGACGCTAGGGATACCAAAAGGGATCTTGGTAGCCAAAGTAATCGAGACTGAGAAAGATGAAGTGGTTCAGCGTGCCATTGTAGAATTATTGGCTCCAATAAAAGAAGCTGAGTACATTAGTCTAATTAGCGAGGGTGAATAA
- a CDS encoding GAF domain-containing SpoIIE family protein phosphatase, which yields MEIFIYVLLGIVIGILVVIHALKIRELQEANRRYCEDRKAVANFLNRFAHSVAMAGGNIDSTMVSLGRFIVSTIHAESLCIFFMDEEGKTMEAVTSIGPFPSMSAFEGGEKTDVASIRERKVIVGEGFFGKISKNMKPALIGKFELSESQVEAGIKSLMVVPIVLFNEMQGIICAVNSEGRSGRFEQDDLELFASLAVVATLSKNMIETYGQMADQQRMQQELEFARQIQQTLTPVDMPNFAHLDIFAHNIPAKEVSGDFYDFIKIDEHRTLFVLADASGKGLPACLIMIMTRSVLRAICSRFTDMESLLLELNQYLVQDTDMERFVTMIFCLADSRNNTMEMARAGHTEVLLKNDKGEVFEIVPEGPAIGLIPNEMGVSFDTFSMAIQDGFCFLFYTDGLTEAENEDGLEYGLPRLKETWCHHTGSSKGQATGLLNDIQRFTGDYPQSDDQTIMIMSVSELNRD from the coding sequence ATGGAAATATTCATTTATGTTCTTCTAGGCATAGTCATTGGTATCTTGGTGGTAATTCACGCCTTGAAAATCCGTGAGTTACAGGAAGCGAATCGCAGATATTGCGAAGATCGCAAAGCCGTCGCCAACTTTCTTAATCGTTTTGCTCATTCAGTGGCCATGGCAGGTGGCAATATTGATTCAACGATGGTCTCCCTCGGTCGCTTTATTGTGAGTACGATTCACGCGGAGTCTTTGTGTATATTTTTCATGGATGAAGAAGGTAAGACAATGGAAGCCGTGACGTCCATCGGGCCCTTTCCATCTATGAGCGCATTTGAGGGTGGCGAAAAAACTGATGTAGCTTCAATTCGCGAAAGAAAAGTCATTGTAGGCGAAGGCTTTTTCGGGAAGATTTCTAAAAATATGAAGCCGGCACTTATTGGTAAATTTGAGTTATCCGAAAGCCAAGTGGAAGCGGGTATAAAATCTCTCATGGTAGTGCCGATCGTTTTGTTCAATGAAATGCAAGGGATTATATGTGCAGTTAACTCAGAAGGGAGAAGTGGTCGCTTTGAACAGGATGACCTTGAGCTTTTTGCGTCATTAGCAGTAGTTGCAACACTTTCTAAAAATATGATTGAGACCTATGGTCAGATGGCTGATCAGCAGCGTATGCAGCAAGAATTGGAGTTTGCAAGACAAATTCAGCAAACGCTGACTCCAGTAGATATGCCTAATTTTGCTCACTTAGATATTTTTGCCCACAATATACCTGCGAAAGAAGTAAGCGGTGACTTTTATGACTTTATTAAAATTGATGAACATAGGACTTTGTTCGTCTTAGCCGACGCGAGTGGTAAAGGCTTGCCAGCCTGTCTCATTATGATTATGACGCGATCTGTACTTCGTGCCATTTGCTCACGCTTTACCGATATGGAAAGTTTATTACTAGAGCTCAATCAATACCTCGTACAAGATACCGATATGGAACGCTTTGTGACAATGATTTTTTGTTTAGCAGATTCTCGTAATAATACTATGGAAATGGCACGAGCGGGTCACACCGAGGTCTTGCTGAAAAATGACAAGGGTGAAGTGTTTGAAATTGTTCCAGAGGGTCCTGCTATTGGTTTAATTCCAAATGAAATGGGAGTGAGTTTCGATACCTTCTCAATGGCCATTCAAGATGGTTTCTGTTTCTTGTTTTATACTGATGGGCTGACTGAAGCTGAAAATGAAGATGGTTTAGAGTATGGTTTACCTAGGCTGAAAGAGACTTGGTGCCATCATACAGGAAGTAGCAAAGGTCAGGCAACGGGCTTATTGAATGATATTCAGCGTTTTACCGGTGATTACCCTCAATCGGATGATCAAACTATAATGATTATGTCTGTGAGCGAACTCAATCGTGATTAA